One Mycolicibacterium sp. TUM20985 genomic window, GCGACCCCCGGCGGCAGGTCGGCCTCGGCCAGCAGTCCGGCGAGCAGCATCGCGTCGAGCGGGGTCTCCGGCGCAGGCTTGACCACGACGGTGCAGCCGGCGATCAGCGCAGGCAGCAGCTTGGCGGCGATCGTGACCTGCGGGACGTTCCACGGCGTGATGATCCCAACCACCCCCGCCGGCTCGCGGACCAGCGCACTGCTCCCCCGGCGCTCCGTCCACGGGTAGGACTCGGCGAACTCGAGCGTCTGCTGCATCAACATCAGTGGGCCGATCCCGTGGGCGGCTTCGGCGAAGCTCGCGGGCGAACCCATCTCGGCGGTCACCAGGGCGGCCAGTTCCGCGGTGTGTCGGGCATACGCGTCGAGGAACGGCCGCAGGGCCGTGAGGCGTTCCTCGACCGTCAGGCGCGGCCACGGCCCATCGTCGAAGGCACGGCGAGCCGCCGCGACCGCGGCATCGACGTCGGCCGCAGTGCCGATGGGCGCGCTGCCGACCGCGGAGCCGTCATGCGGTGAGCGGACGTCGAACGCGTCACTGGTGGCGGGCACCATCCACCGGCCGTCGAGAAACAGGCGGTCGTAGATGTACATGAAACTGGCCTTCCAAAGATTCGAGCGGTGTTCCAATATATTCGAACACCGGTAGAATTCAACCACGGAAGCAAGGACAGCCATGAGCGAACGGGCCGCCATCCTGCGCGAGATCGGCAAGCCGCTCGAGATCGGCGACATCGAGCTCGCCGCCATCGCGCCCGACCAGGTTCGGGTGCGGATCGCCGCCAGCGGGGTCTGCCATTCCGACCTGTCCATGGCGACGGGAGCCTTGCCGGCCGGCGCGCCATGCGTGCTGGGGCACGAGGGCGCAGGGGTGATCGAAGCCGTCGGCGACGAGGTCCACCACGTCGAGCCCGGCGACCACGTCGTGATCGCCTGGACGGCGGCATGCCAGCGCTGCTGGTTCTGCGTCCGTAGCGAGTTCCACCTCTGCCGCAACGCGATCGCGGACACTTACTCGATGCCGTATGCGACCGACGGCGACGGTAAGTCACTGTTCACCTCGATGGGCGTGTCTAGCTTTGCGACCGCCACCAATTGCCTTGGTAGAGCGGTCATCCCGATCGATCACGATATCCCGCTCGACGTGGCCTCGTTGGTGGGGTGCGGTGTCGCCACGGGAGCCGGCGCGGCGTTCAACACTGCGCCCGTCGCACACGGCAGCTCGGTCGCCGTCATCGGTCTCGGCGGCGTCGGCTTGGCGACACTGATGGCGTGCGTCGTGCGCGGGGCGGCCGAGGTCATTGCGATCGATCCCGTCGCGGCCCGCCGCGAGGTCGCGGCGTCCTTCGGGGCGACCCACCTGATCGACCCCGCCGACGGTGACGTCGCGAGGCAGGTCAGAGCAGTCACGGGACGACGCGGTGCCGACACCGTCTTCGAAGCGGTCGGTCGAGGCGCAACGATCGAGACCGCGATCAAGGCCACCCGTCGCGGTGGCACCACGTGTGTGGTCGGGGCCGCGGCGCCCGGTGACGTCGTCACATTGTCGGCCTACGACCTCTTCATGAACGCCAAGACCCTGGTCGGCTGTCAGTACGGATCGGTGGTGCCCGCGCGCGACTTCCCGATGCTCCTAGACCTCTGGCGCAGCGGCCGCATGCCGCTCGACCGACTGGTCTCGCGAAGGGTCACCCTCGACGAGGTGAACGACGCCTTCGCCGATCTGTCCGAGGGCAGCGGGATCCGTACCGTGATCGTCAACGCGTGATCGAAGCCGTCAGCGCCCCGACCACTGCGGTGTCCGCTTCTCGGCGAACGCCCGCGGCCCCTCCTTGGCATCCTCCGTCGCAAACACCTCCTGCGCGATCCGGGACTCGTTGCGGTAGGCCTCCCGCATGTCGAGCTTCAACCCCTCCAGCACGCTGCGTTTGGTGGCCTGGATCGCCAGCGGAGCATTCTTGGTGATGCGCCCGGCGTACGCGAAGGCGGCGTCGAGCAGCTCGTCCTCCGGGACGACCGCGTTCAGGAGACCCATCTCGGCGGCGCGGTGGGCGTCGACGACATCCGCGCACAGCAGGAACTCCATCGCGTGGGCGAACGGGATCTGTCGGGGCAGGCGCACGGTGGTGCCACCGCCCGCGAACAGTCCGTGCGACGGCTCGAGCACCCCGAAGGTGGCGTGCTCACTGGCGATCCGGATGTCGACACCACCCAGCATCTCCATGCCGCCGGCGACGCACGGCCCGTTGATCGCCGCGATGATCGGCTTGTAGATCTTGCTGCCCCGCAGCACCGCGTCGGTGCCGTCGGACAGCGAGTAGCCGCCGACGGCCGTGGCGGTGCCGTCCTTGATCTGCTTCGAGAGTGCGGTGATCTCCGGGACGTAGGTCTTGAGGTCGGCACCCGCCATGTACGACCGGCCGACGCCGGTGAAGATCGCCACCCAGGCGTCATCGTCGGCCTCGAACCGCTTCCACGCCTGAGCCAGCTGGTGGAAGTGCTCGAGATCGCACGCATTCTTCGCCTCGGGGCGGTCGAGCGTGATCAGCACGACGTGCGCTGCGTCGGAACGCTTTCCGAGTTCGTAGTGGACGGGCACGTGACCTCCTGTGGTTTGGCGATCGGATCAGTCGTCAGCGGATGGGTAGGCGGCCATCCGGCCGTGGGCCGCGAAGCTTTCGCTCAAGGCATCCCGGTCGGCGCGCGTCATGAGCGCATATTCTCGGGAGCCGGCCGGTCGCCACCACACGGGGTCCTCGACCAGCCAGGCATCCCGGCGCAGCGGTCGCTTGTCCACTTTGCCGTTGCCCAGCACGGGGATCGCCCCGGTGACGCGAACGAATCGGGGCGCCCACTTGGTGCCGAGATCGGTTTGTGTCGTCAAGAACTCGGCGAACTCCGTCGGATCGAAGGTGTGCCCGTCGAGCAGTTCGACGACTGCCAGGACCTGGTCGCCCGCGACGGGATCGGGTACGCCGACCACCGCGACGGCTGCCGCGGGCCCGAAGCGGCCCACGATCCTCTCCACGGGTGAGGCCGCGAAGTTCTCCGAGTCCACCCGCAACCAGTCCCCCATCCGGCCGGCGAACCAGAACACGTCATCGGCATCCCGGTAAGCCAGGTCACCCGACCAGAACCACCCGTCACGCAACCGATCGGAGTCTGCCTCGGGGTTGTTCCAGTAACCCTCGAATGCTCCACCGGCGTTGCGGCGCACCAACTCCCCGATCGCCCCTTCGGCATTGCGCAGCTTCCCGGCGGGGTCGAGTTGGGCGCGCTCGCATTCCCTGCCCGCAGGGTCCACCACCGCGACGTCGGCATCCGGGGTCGCTCTTCCCAGGGAGCCCGGCTTGCGGGACGGCACTAGCACGATCCCGCCCTCGCTGGAGCCGTAGCCGCTGAGCACGGTCACCCCGAACCGCTCCTTGAACTCGGCCATGTCACGCGGTGACGCCTCGGGGGCCAGCACCACCTTCAGCCGGTGATCGCGGTCGACGGGCGTCGGCGGGGTCGCCAGCACGTAGCCCAGCGCCCTTCCGACGGTGTTCGTGAACGTCACCCCGTGGGACCGGACGTCGTCGAGCCATGCCTTTGCCGAGAAGCGATCGCGCAGAAGCAGTCTCGCCCCGCAGGCGAGCGCGGGGAAGAGCGCCGCGTTGAGCGCGTTGCCATGCGACAGCGGCATGGGACAGTAGAGCGTGTCGTCCGGCCCGAATCCGCGCATGGCGCCACCGGCCATCCGGCCCTGGCTGCACTTCGCCGCCTTGGGCGCCGACGTCGAGCCCGACGTCAGCAGCAGACACATCAGCGTCTCCGCAGGCGGGTCCTCATCGGGTAACACGGCGTCCCGGTACAGCACCCACGGTTGGTCCTCGACCCGCAACGGTCCGTCTACGAGGTCGGCGTAGGCGTCATCGGCGATCACGAATTGGCAAGCGGTGTGGTCGATGTCGCGGGCCAGTTCGGCGCCACGACGCGTCGCATTGAGTCCCACGACGCACGCTCCGGCCAGCGCGGCGCCGAACATCTGGAACGCGTACTCCGGCGTGTTGGGCAGGAGCACACCGACGTGCGGAGGTCGCGCGGGGTCGAGCACTTCGCTCAACCAGGAGGCGCGCACCGCGGCCTCCGCCACCACCTCCCGCCACGTCCAGGAGCGGTCGCCGTACGACAGGCCGACGTTGTCATCGTGCGCACGCGCCCGGACCAGCTCGGCGACCGTGTTGGCACGGTGTCGGGTCGCGGCTTCTCGCACGGGTCGAGTCTCCCCTTCCGGGCGCAGCCTGAGGGCTGAACCCGCCGATGGCTCTGGATTCGAGGGATCCGATGGTAGTAGTTTAATTTAGTGATAATAGCCAGATGGCTTTCGCGCTCAATTTGCGAGGGCAGGTAGCCGTGGTCGACACGACCAGTGCAGAGCTTCGGTATCCGTTCCAATTGGTCCGGGGTGAACCGGAATTCACCTTTCCCGCAGCGGAGGGCATCCATCCCCACTGCCAGTCCGATACCTGGTTCCTTGCGGGTGAACTGACCGGCACGACGTCCGGCCGGAGATTCGCCTTCCTGACGATCTTCAACCAGAACCGCCCCGGCGGAACCATCGTGGCCGACTTCCACACCATGGCCATGTTCAACCTCGATACCGGCGACTACGGGACGTTCACCGACTACGACATGCCGCCGAAGAACATGGCGGAGGGAACCGTCCACAAGATGACCGCGACCACGGGTCATCTCGACATGAGCTTCGACAGTCGTGCGGGCCAGTCCTCGTGGACCGCGCGGCGCGACGCCGACGGGCAGCTGGTCCCGTTCGGATACGACGTGAGGCTGGCCGGTATCGACCAGGCCGGCGCCACGATGGAACTCCGGCTGGAGGTGTCCGCGACGAGGGCGCCGGTGCCCGTGGGCGCCAACACCTACCGCGGCCGGTTCTCCTGCCTCGCCCAGCCTGAGACGTTCTCGTACTTCCAGACCGGCATGGTGATGAGCGGATCGTTGACGTGGGGCGGCCTGACCGAGGAGGTGTCGGGCAGCTCGGGACACATCGACAGGCAGTGGTTCCCCCTACCGGCCGGCGGCGGTGGCACCGGCGGTGATCCGCGCGCAATCTCCTACGAATGGCGCACGATTCACCTGGATAACGGTGCCGACGTGGTCTCCTGGCGACAGTTCGACCGGCGCGACCGCAACGCGAGGCGACCCTTCACCGGCGCCACCGTCGCGTACGCGGAGCCCGGCCGCGAACCGGAATGCGTCGAGGACATCGAGGTCCACACTCACAGCTACGTGCGCTGGCCGGAGTCGGTACGTCAGCTGATGCGCCCACCCGTCGCGGCCCGCTGGATGCCGGATAGCCATACGTTCGTGTCGCGGGCGCTGGACCTCGAACTGACCGGCGTGCCACTGGTCGCCGCACCCGCGCATGCGCTTCCCGTGGAGTACATGGAGGGGCCCTTCACCTTCGAGGGCACCATGCGCGGTGAACCGGTGCGCGGCTTCGGAATCTCGGAGCGTTCCATGGCGCTGTACCGCGACTGGGAGCTCGTCGACGTGCTGGCCGCGACAGTCGCGGACCACGCCGCCCACGATGTGGGTCCCCTGGTGGAGATTCTGCGGCCGATGGTCGTCGACGGCAGCCGGGTTGCCGCACTGGACTACCTCTTGGATACGGTGCGGCCGGCGATAGAGGCGCTGCCCACCGCCGACGAGACGCTCTCTCAGCTCCTCGACGATCTCGCGGCGGCGCTGTCCCTCAGCGAGTGAGCAGCATGCATCCCGCGATCGGTCCGCCACCCGCGGCCACCACCGCAGTGTCCGGGCGCCGTCGCAGTTGCCGTTCCCCCGCCTGACCGCGCAGCTGCAGACACGCCTCGTGCAAAACCCAGTAGCCATGCATACGGCCCGCCGAGAGTTGGCCGCCATAGGTGTTCAGTGGCAGTTCGCCGTCCAACGCGATGCGCGTCGCTCCTTCGACGAAGGGGCCGGCCTCGCCGTCACCGCAGATCCCGAGGGCTTCCAGCCACGCGAACGTGAGATACGTGAAGCCGTCGTACAGTTCGGCCACGTCGAGGTCCGTTGGAGTGAGATCCGTTCGCGACCACATCTGGACAGCCGCCTCGGTCGACGCCATCTTCGGGAAGTCGTCGCGATGGAACCAGCCGCCCGTGCCGTAGGCGCCGCCGACGGCCTCGACGGACACGGGATTCGGACAATCCACCGCGTAGTCGCGGTGCGATACGACCACGGCGATCGAACCGTCCACCGGCACGTCGCAGTCGTATAGACCCAGCGGTGACGAGATGGGCCGAGCGGCCAGGTAGTCCTCCATCGTGATCGGATCGCGATATGTTGCAAGCGGATTCAGTCCGGCGTTGCGCCTGCTGTTGATCGCCAACCAGCCGAGCTGCTCCTTGGTGGTCCCGTAGAGCTCCATATGTCTACGACAGTGCATGGCCACCCAGTTGGAGGCCGAATACGCGTGCGCGGCCAGAAGTTCGCCGATGTCGCCGTTGGCGCCCACCCGCCGCGGCTGCCCCGGCGACCGGGGCTCGGCGGGTGGCGATGTCAGCGCGTTGGGCTCCGGCGGCAGCTCGGCCGACGAATCGATCATCGAGCCGCCGAGCATCGCGACGGTGCGGTACACCAGGACGTGTCGCGACCGGCCCTCGGACACGGCGAGGAAGGCTGACATCAACGGGCTGTACAGGCCCGCGGTGTCGAAACCGGAACTGCGGTTCTCGGCGTCGAGATGCAAGGCTTCGATCACGTGCTGACGCGGGGTATCGCCAAGGGTGGCGATGCCGTCGATGTCGGCGGGCTGCAGGCCCGCGTCGGCAATTGCGGCGCGGGCGGCATCCAACGTCAGTTCGAGACCGGCAATTCCGGTGCGCCGGCCAATGTGGGAGATGCCGACGCCGCTGATGATCGCGTCCTTCTCGAAGTGCGACACGCTCGGCTCCATTCCGCGATCCCCGTCGCCGCAAAGATAGCGGACGGTAACGTGACCCCATGTCAGGTGAGGTGGCCGCACTGGGTGTCGTCGATGGTGAACTCCACGTCCCGTACTGCGTGTCGTGCGCGCGATGGGTTCTGCCTCCCGAATCGTCGTGTCCCCGCTGCGACCAAGCGCTGGGCACCCGGGCGGTATCCGGCGAGGGCACCGTGTTCACCCATACCGTCAACCACCACGCCTTCAACCCCGCGTTGCCGACGCCCTACGTCATCGCGATCGTCGAGCTGGCCGAGCAGGACGATCTTCGGCTGGCTGCCAATATCGTGGATTGTGAACCAGATTCGGTTGAAATCGGCATGGCCGTGGCAGTCCGCGTCGAACGCCAGCAGACGGTGTTCGCGCCACGGCGTTGAGGCGGCGCGAGCGCCCTACTTGGGTACCGGCCTGCTCAACAGCTCGACGGTGACGCCATCCGGGTCGACGACCGTCGCGGTGATGCCGCCCGGTGATGGCATGGTCCGCGGTGTGCCGCCGAGCCCCAGGTCGGCGAGTCGGGCCAGGACTTCGGCGACCTGGACGTGAAAGGACAACAGGAACAGACCGCGGTGCGGTGTCCCCGATCCCCTTTGTTGCCCTCGTATTTCGTCGTCGCCAAGGTCCAGTAACTCGAGGGCGCCGGCATCCGGACTGTCCAGCGAGCCGAGGAAGATCGCCCGCACGTGACTGGTCGGTCGTCCGAGCAGTGGCTCTAGGTCAGCGTCCATGGTGAAGTCCGTCAAGACCGTCAGGCCGATGCCGTCGCGGTAGAACCGAAGGGACTCGTCGATGTCCGCCGCGCACAGCCCCGTGTGGTCGACCATCGCCATGAGTCAAACCCCCACCCTACGAACGCTCACTTGGCTACTCCGATCTCGGTTTCCGGACCCGCCTGGGGATTAGTAGACCATGATGGGCGATCGTGAGAACCGCATTGATCACCGGTGGCAGCGGCGGTATCGGCATGGCCTGCGGTCGCCGGCTCGCCGAAGTCGGCTACGACGTCGTCTTGACCGCGCGGCGGGAGTCCCCGCTGCGGGCCGCCGCCGAGGCGATCGGTGCCCGCTTCGTCGTCGCGGACGCCGCCGATCCCGATTCCTTCCGAGAGGCCGTTGCGTTCGCCGGGCCCCTTCATCTGGTGGTGCATGCGGCGGGCGTCCTCGGGGGGACCTACGTCCGCAAGCAGACCTTCGAGCAGTGGCGCGAGATCATCACCGCCAATCTCGACTCCTGTTTCGTGGTGTCGTCCGCGGCGTTGACGAGAATGGCGGCCGGATCGCGGTTCGTCTTCATCTCGTCGTCTTCGGCACACGATCCGATGCCCGCGAGGACCGCCTACTCGGCCTCCAAGGCGGGTATGAACGCGTTCGCCCGGGCTTTGGCGCGCGAGGTGGATCGCGACGGAATCACTGTGCACACCGTCACGCCCGGCCCCGTGGAAACCGATATGCTGCAGGATGTTCCGTTCGAGATGCATGCGATCCGCGCCTCCGACGTCGCCGATGCCGTCGCCTGGATCGACACCCTCGATTCGTCGGTGGACCTGCCCGAGATCACGCTGAACGCCATCACCCGGGGGCCGACGGCCCGGGCGCCCATCGTGCCGATCGAGGTCGAGCGCAGGCGCGCCGTGGGCGAACCCTAACCCGTATCGAGCATTTCGGCGGCCGCGCGGTTGTGCTCGCGTTCGCGGGCGATGCGGCTGGCGCGGTCTTGGGCGCGGGTGCGCTTGCGCCGCGGCATGGTCAGTCCCGGCGCGTGATTGGCCGGTGGCGGGGTGGCGCCGGTGACCGGTGCGGTGGGTTGACAGAGTTCGGGGAATAGCAGCCGACTCCCCGGGGTGGTGACATGGGTCTGCCCATCGGGTGCGGTCCACTCGACTGTGCCGTCTGGGTATTGCCGGTCTCGCCAGCCGGGCCAGAACGTTTTCAGCAAGTGATGTTGACGGCAAAGCGCTTTCAGGTTGGCGGCTTGGGTCGGACCGTAGGGCCACGGAATCGTATGGTCCACATCGCAATTGGTGGACGGTTCGTGGCAGCCCGGGAACCGACACGTCAGATCGCGGCAGCGGACGAAGTCCGCCAACTTCTTCGACGGCCGATACCGCGGTTCGGGTGGGGCCTGGCCGGGATGGAAGATCCGGGAGATGGCGGCGTTGAGCATGACGCGTCGGAACACCGGCCCCGGCAGGAACCGACCGCGGGTGGTGACGGCGGGCCGGACCTAGCTCAGGAAGCCCGGTGTGCGCGGGATGAGGCCGTCGGTGAGTGGGCGGCCCTCGGGTGGGCGGATGAACACCGGCGGCACGAGCCCGTCGAGACCTGGGTGTTCCTCGGCAGGCGCGCTATCACCGGCGCTATCGAGATCGTCGGTCGTATCGGATGTGGGCGGCGTCTCGGGAAGGTCCGAGGTGCCGTTCTCAAGGTCGCTATCACCGGCGCTATCGAGATCGTCGGGGGCATCGGGGCGGGGCCCATCAGGAGGCGGCGGTGGGGGATCCTGGGCGGGGTCGCCGAGGCTGTCCTGGTGCGCGATGACGTAGACGACCACACCGCTGGCGGGTGGGTTCTGCGCGGCGGTGCAGTCCTCCCTACCGCACAGGCAGGGCAGGCGGTCCTGGTCGCGGCCCAAAGCGCCGATCGCATCGGAGCGGAGCTGATCCCGCGTCCGCGGATCATGCCGACACACCGTATCGGCCATCGCCTCCAACCGGCCGCCGAACGCTTCGGCATCCGGGACGAACAGCGTCGCGAACAACTGCGCCATCCCACTACCGTCGTCGACGTCGATGTCCACGCTGCGGCCCCGCGCGCGGGTCTGGACGCGGTGCAACGCCAACGGGTCGAACCGGGCGATGAAGTCATCGATGGTCCCCTCGGTCCGATCAAGCGACATCGGCTCCCAGGACACCACCGCATCCGCCAGTGCCTCGTCCAGTTGGGCGAGGGCGTCGGGGTCGGTCACCGCGGCCGAGCGGGTCACGATCAGCCGGACCTGCGCCAAGGTCAGCAACCCGGCGGCGAACACCGCGGCGACCTTCGGGAACCGTTCCTTCAACGCCACCGCCGTCAGCAACAGATTCGACACCGACCTACCGCTCATCCGCTGCGCCGCACCGACCTGGTCGCAGACGGCGTCCCAGTTGTCGTGGCACCACTGGTCGCGGTCCGCGGACCCGTCGAGTGCGTACGCGGCCTCCAGGACCGTGACCATGGCCGCCAACCGACGAGCGCATGCCGCGGACTCCACCCGCGCCCACGCACCCACCGCACCGGTGCCATACACACCAGCCGTCGCCGCCACCAACGAATCGAACATGCATTCGAATCTAGGGACCGGCTCCGACCGAAATCGTCGAAACTGCGAGCGAGAACCCCGCCTTGGGGATGAAACGCCAACTGTGGATAACCCACTGTCGGGAGACCAGATTCGTCGGTACTTCATGCTATTCAACGGGCACGACCTCGGCCAGCTGCTATCTTCGTAAAAATAGTGTTTCCGGAGCCCGTTCGGCCACCAGTGCTACCCAAGCCCCAAAGTCGTTGACCAGAAACATGATCCGCATCAGCAACAGCGCCAGACCACGTCCGCCAGGTGACACGCTGGTTGACACCAACGAGAGTTTTTGTAACATCAGCCTTGACGCCGGCGGAAGGGACGATCATGGCCTTCGATCCCGATGCCGTGCACGCCAAGTATCTCGCGGAGCGCGACCGGCGCCTCGTACCGGGGCGCGCGGCGATCCGCGATCTCACCCACGACGAGTACGTCTCCGGCTATCTCGCCGATCCCTTCACTCCGTACGCCCACCGCGAGGCCATCACCGACGACCCCGACGTCGTGATCGTCGGCGGTGGCATCGCGGGCATTCTGGCAGGGGCGCACCTCCGCAAGGCGGGGGTCGAGCGCATCCGCA contains:
- a CDS encoding Zn-dependent alcohol dehydrogenase, translating into MSERAAILREIGKPLEIGDIELAAIAPDQVRVRIAASGVCHSDLSMATGALPAGAPCVLGHEGAGVIEAVGDEVHHVEPGDHVVIAWTAACQRCWFCVRSEFHLCRNAIADTYSMPYATDGDGKSLFTSMGVSSFATATNCLGRAVIPIDHDIPLDVASLVGCGVATGAGAAFNTAPVAHGSSVAVIGLGGVGLATLMACVVRGAAEVIAIDPVAARREVAASFGATHLIDPADGDVARQVRAVTGRRGADTVFEAVGRGATIETAIKATRRGGTTCVVGAAAPGDVVTLSAYDLFMNAKTLVGCQYGSVVPARDFPMLLDLWRSGRMPLDRLVSRRVTLDEVNDAFADLSEGSGIRTVIVNA
- a CDS encoding enoyl-CoA hydratase-related protein, with translation MPVHYELGKRSDAAHVVLITLDRPEAKNACDLEHFHQLAQAWKRFEADDDAWVAIFTGVGRSYMAGADLKTYVPEITALSKQIKDGTATAVGGYSLSDGTDAVLRGSKIYKPIIAAINGPCVAGGMEMLGGVDIRIASEHATFGVLEPSHGLFAGGGTTVRLPRQIPFAHAMEFLLCADVVDAHRAAEMGLLNAVVPEDELLDAAFAYAGRITKNAPLAIQATKRSVLEGLKLDMREAYRNESRIAQEVFATEDAKEGPRAFAEKRTPQWSGR
- a CDS encoding AMP-binding protein — its product is MREAATRHRANTVAELVRARAHDDNVGLSYGDRSWTWREVVAEAAVRASWLSEVLDPARPPHVGVLLPNTPEYAFQMFGAALAGACVVGLNATRRGAELARDIDHTACQFVIADDAYADLVDGPLRVEDQPWVLYRDAVLPDEDPPAETLMCLLLTSGSTSAPKAAKCSQGRMAGGAMRGFGPDDTLYCPMPLSHGNALNAALFPALACGARLLLRDRFSAKAWLDDVRSHGVTFTNTVGRALGYVLATPPTPVDRDHRLKVVLAPEASPRDMAEFKERFGVTVLSGYGSSEGGIVLVPSRKPGSLGRATPDADVAVVDPAGRECERAQLDPAGKLRNAEGAIGELVRRNAGGAFEGYWNNPEADSDRLRDGWFWSGDLAYRDADDVFWFAGRMGDWLRVDSENFAASPVERIVGRFGPAAAVAVVGVPDPVAGDQVLAVVELLDGHTFDPTEFAEFLTTQTDLGTKWAPRFVRVTGAIPVLGNGKVDKRPLRRDAWLVEDPVWWRPAGSREYALMTRADRDALSESFAAHGRMAAYPSADD
- a CDS encoding secreted hydrolase; the encoded protein is MAFALNLRGQVAVVDTTSAELRYPFQLVRGEPEFTFPAAEGIHPHCQSDTWFLAGELTGTTSGRRFAFLTIFNQNRPGGTIVADFHTMAMFNLDTGDYGTFTDYDMPPKNMAEGTVHKMTATTGHLDMSFDSRAGQSSWTARRDADGQLVPFGYDVRLAGIDQAGATMELRLEVSATRAPVPVGANTYRGRFSCLAQPETFSYFQTGMVMSGSLTWGGLTEEVSGSSGHIDRQWFPLPAGGGGTGGDPRAISYEWRTIHLDNGADVVSWRQFDRRDRNARRPFTGATVAYAEPGREPECVEDIEVHTHSYVRWPESVRQLMRPPVAARWMPDSHTFVSRALDLELTGVPLVAAPAHALPVEYMEGPFTFEGTMRGEPVRGFGISERSMALYRDWELVDVLAATVADHAAHDVGPLVEILRPMVVDGSRVAALDYLLDTVRPAIEALPTADETLSQLLDDLAAALSLSE
- a CDS encoding thiolase family protein codes for the protein MSHFEKDAIISGVGISHIGRRTGIAGLELTLDAARAAIADAGLQPADIDGIATLGDTPRQHVIEALHLDAENRSSGFDTAGLYSPLMSAFLAVSEGRSRHVLVYRTVAMLGGSMIDSSAELPPEPNALTSPPAEPRSPGQPRRVGANGDIGELLAAHAYSASNWVAMHCRRHMELYGTTKEQLGWLAINSRRNAGLNPLATYRDPITMEDYLAARPISSPLGLYDCDVPVDGSIAVVVSHRDYAVDCPNPVSVEAVGGAYGTGGWFHRDDFPKMASTEAAVQMWSRTDLTPTDLDVAELYDGFTYLTFAWLEALGICGDGEAGPFVEGATRIALDGELPLNTYGGQLSAGRMHGYWVLHEACLQLRGQAGERQLRRRPDTAVVAAGGGPIAGCMLLTR
- a CDS encoding Zn-ribbon domain-containing OB-fold protein, translated to MSGEVAALGVVDGELHVPYCVSCARWVLPPESSCPRCDQALGTRAVSGEGTVFTHTVNHHAFNPALPTPYVIAIVELAEQDDLRLAANIVDCEPDSVEIGMAVAVRVERQQTVFAPRR
- a CDS encoding VOC family protein codes for the protein MAMVDHTGLCAADIDESLRFYRDGIGLTVLTDFTMDADLEPLLGRPTSHVRAIFLGSLDSPDAGALELLDLGDDEIRGQQRGSGTPHRGLFLLSFHVQVAEVLARLADLGLGGTPRTMPSPGGITATVVDPDGVTVELLSRPVPK
- a CDS encoding SDR family NAD(P)-dependent oxidoreductase, with the protein product MRTALITGGSGGIGMACGRRLAEVGYDVVLTARRESPLRAAAEAIGARFVVADAADPDSFREAVAFAGPLHLVVHAAGVLGGTYVRKQTFEQWREIITANLDSCFVVSSAALTRMAAGSRFVFISSSSAHDPMPARTAYSASKAGMNAFARALAREVDRDGITVHTVTPGPVETDMLQDVPFEMHAIRASDVADAVAWIDTLDSSVDLPEITLNAITRGPTARAPIVPIEVERRRAVGEP
- a CDS encoding DUF222 domain-containing protein, yielding MFDSLVAATAGVYGTGAVGAWARVESAACARRLAAMVTVLEAAYALDGSADRDQWCHDNWDAVCDQVGAAQRMSGRSVSNLLLTAVALKERFPKVAAVFAAGLLTLAQVRLIVTRSAAVTDPDALAQLDEALADAVVSWEPMSLDRTEGTIDDFIARFDPLALHRVQTRARGRSVDIDVDDGSGMAQLFATLFVPDAEAFGGRLEAMADTVCRHDPRTRDQLRSDAIGALGRDQDRLPCLCGREDCTAAQNPPASGVVVYVIAHQDSLGDPAQDPPPPPPDGPRPDAPDDLDSAGDSDLENGTSDLPETPPTSDTTDDLDSAGDSAPAEEHPGLDGLVPPVFIRPPEGRPLTDGLIPRTPGFLS